A stretch of Malus sylvestris chromosome 11, drMalSylv7.2, whole genome shotgun sequence DNA encodes these proteins:
- the LOC126589530 gene encoding uncharacterized protein LOC126589530, producing MPPAGPRSGDAIFANVERVNAELFTLTYGAIVRQLLTDLEEVEEVNKQLDQMGYNIGIRLIDEFLAKSNVSRCVDFKETAEVIAKVGFKMFLGVTASVTNWDADGTCCSIVLEDNPLVDFVELPDTCQGLYYCNILSGVVRGALEMVSMKTEISWIRDMLRGDDAFELQVKLLKQIPEEYPYKDDE from the exons ATGCCTCCAGCTGGCCCTCGATCTGGTGACGCAATCTTTGCCAACGTTGAACGCGTG AATGCGGAGTTATTTACGTTGACGTACGGTGCAATTGTGCGCCAGCTGCTCACGGATCTTGAGGAGGTTGAAGAGGTTAACAAGCAGCTTGATCAAAT GGGCTATAATATTGGCATTCGATTAATTGATGAGTTTCTAGCAAAATCTAATGTATCTAGATGTGTTGACTTCAAGGAGACAGCTGAAGTGATTGCAAAG GTTGGTTTCAAAATGTTCTTGGGGGTCACCGCATCTGTTACAAATTGGGATGCTGATGGAACATGTTGCAGTATTGTTCTGGAGGACAATCCTCTGGTAGACTTTGTTGAGCTTCCAGATACTTGCCAAGGTCTTTACTATTGCAATATCTTAAGTGGAGTTGTAAGAGGGGCCTTAGAAATG GTATCGATGAAGACTGAAATCAGTTGGATCCGTGATATGCTTCGAGGAGATGATGCATTCGAGTTGCAAGTTAAGCTCCTCAAGCAAATTCCAGAAGAGTACCCGTACAAAGATGATGAGTAA